From a single Pseudomonas sp. A34-9 genomic region:
- the hyi gene encoding hydroxypyruvate isomerase, translating into MPRFAANLSMLFTEQDFLARFDAAAKAGFSGVEYLFPYDFSSAEIKAKLDANGLTQVLFNLPAGDWAKGERGIACLPDRVEEFRAGVDLAIAYAQVLGNTQVNCLAGIRPQGVDDATVEKTFVANLKYAADKLQAAGIKLVMEAINTRDIPGFYLNNTAQALSIREQVGSANLFLQYDIYHMQIMEGDLARTLQSHLGEINHVQLADNPGRNEPGTGEINYRFLFEHLDRIGYQGWVGCEYKPLTTTEAGLGWLKTHNAI; encoded by the coding sequence ATGCCGCGTTTCGCAGCCAACCTGTCCATGCTGTTCACCGAACAGGATTTCCTTGCCCGTTTCGACGCCGCCGCCAAGGCCGGTTTCAGCGGTGTCGAGTACCTGTTCCCGTACGACTTCAGCTCCGCTGAAATCAAGGCCAAGCTCGACGCCAACGGTCTGACCCAAGTGCTGTTCAACTTGCCGGCCGGTGACTGGGCCAAGGGCGAGCGCGGTATCGCGTGCCTGCCGGATCGGGTCGAAGAATTCCGCGCCGGTGTCGATCTGGCGATTGCCTACGCACAAGTGCTGGGCAACACCCAGGTCAACTGCCTGGCCGGTATTCGCCCGCAAGGCGTCGACGATGCCACCGTGGAAAAGACCTTCGTCGCCAACCTGAAATACGCCGCCGACAAGCTGCAAGCGGCGGGCATCAAACTGGTGATGGAAGCGATCAACACCCGTGACATCCCGGGCTTCTACCTGAACAACACGGCGCAAGCCCTGTCGATTCGCGAGCAGGTCGGCAGCGCCAATCTGTTCCTGCAATACGACATCTATCACATGCAAATCATGGAAGGCGATCTGGCCCGCACCCTGCAATCGCACCTGGGCGAGATCAACCACGTGCAGCTCGCGGACAACCCGGGGCGCAACGAACCAGGCACCGGCGAAATCAACTACCGCTTCCTGTTCGAACACCTCGATCGCATCGGTTATCAGGGCTGGGTTGGCTGCGAATACAAGCCGCTG
- the gcl gene encoding glyoxylate carboligase — translation MSKMRAIEAAVLVMRREGVDTAFGIPGAAINPLYSALQKVGGIDHVLARHVEGASHMAEGYTRTKAGNIGVCIGTSGPAGTDMVTGLYSASADSIPILCITGQAPRARMHKEDFQAVDITSIVKPVTKWATTVLEPGQVPYAFQKAFYEMRSGRPGPVLIDLPFDVQMAEIEFDIDAYQPLPLAKPTATRLQVEKALALLDQAERPLLVAGGGIINADASDLLVEFAELTGIPVIPTLMGWGTIPDDHPLMVGMVGLQTSHRYGNATMLKSDVVLGIGNRWANRHTGSVDVYTEGRKFIHVDIEGTQIGRVFTPDLGIVSDAAAALTVFIEVAREWQAAGKLKNRSAWLQDCQQRKASLHRKTHFDNVPVKPQRVYEEMNQVFGKDTCYVSTIGLSQIAGAQFLHVYKPRHWINCGQAGPLGWTIPAALGVVKADPSRKVVALSGDYDFQFMIEELAVGAQFKLPYIHVVVNNSYLGLIRQAQRGFEMDYCVQLSFDNLNAPELNGYGVDHIAVAEGLGCKALRVFEPSEIAPALRKAEQMIEEFKVPVIVEIILERVTNISMGTEINAVNEFEDLALVGNDAPTAISLLD, via the coding sequence ATGAGCAAAATGAGAGCAATCGAAGCCGCCGTTCTGGTGATGCGCCGTGAAGGGGTTGATACCGCTTTTGGCATCCCGGGCGCAGCCATCAACCCGCTGTACTCCGCCTTGCAGAAAGTCGGTGGCATCGATCACGTCCTTGCTCGCCACGTTGAAGGCGCCTCGCACATGGCCGAGGGCTACACCCGCACCAAGGCCGGCAACATCGGCGTGTGCATCGGGACTTCCGGCCCTGCCGGTACCGACATGGTCACCGGGCTCTACAGCGCCTCGGCCGACTCGATTCCAATCCTCTGCATTACCGGCCAGGCACCCCGCGCCCGTATGCACAAGGAAGACTTCCAGGCGGTCGACATCACCAGCATCGTCAAGCCAGTCACCAAGTGGGCGACCACTGTTCTGGAACCGGGCCAGGTGCCTTACGCGTTCCAGAAAGCTTTTTACGAAATGCGCTCCGGCCGTCCAGGCCCGGTGCTGATCGACCTGCCGTTCGACGTGCAGATGGCCGAGATTGAATTCGACATCGACGCTTACCAGCCGCTGCCGCTGGCCAAGCCGACCGCGACCCGCTTGCAGGTCGAGAAGGCCTTGGCCCTGCTCGATCAGGCCGAGCGTCCATTGCTGGTGGCCGGTGGCGGCATCATCAACGCCGACGCCAGCGATCTGCTGGTTGAGTTCGCCGAGCTGACCGGCATCCCGGTTATCCCGACCCTGATGGGCTGGGGCACCATCCCGGACGATCACCCGTTGATGGTCGGCATGGTCGGTCTGCAGACGTCGCACCGCTACGGCAACGCCACGATGCTGAAATCCGACGTCGTGTTGGGTATCGGTAACCGTTGGGCCAACCGTCACACCGGTTCGGTTGACGTTTACACCGAAGGCCGCAAGTTCATTCACGTTGACATCGAAGGCACGCAGATCGGTCGTGTGTTCACGCCGGATCTGGGCATCGTTTCCGACGCTGCTGCAGCACTGACCGTGTTCATCGAAGTCGCTCGTGAATGGCAAGCCGCCGGCAAGCTGAAAAACCGCAGCGCCTGGTTGCAGGATTGCCAGCAGCGCAAAGCCAGCCTGCATCGCAAGACCCACTTCGACAACGTGCCGGTGAAACCACAGCGCGTTTACGAAGAAATGAACCAGGTGTTCGGCAAAGACACCTGCTACGTCAGCACCATTGGTCTGTCGCAGATTGCCGGCGCGCAGTTCCTGCACGTCTACAAACCGCGTCACTGGATCAACTGTGGCCAGGCAGGCCCGTTGGGCTGGACCATTCCGGCAGCGTTGGGCGTGGTGAAGGCCGATCCGAGCCGCAAAGTCGTGGCCCTGTCGGGGGACTATGACTTCCAGTTCATGATCGAAGAACTGGCGGTCGGCGCTCAGTTCAAACTGCCTTACATTCACGTCGTGGTGAACAACTCGTACCTGGGTCTGATCCGTCAGGCACAGCGCGGGTTTGAAATGGACTACTGCGTGCAGCTGTCCTTCGATAACCTGAACGCGCCGGAACTCAACGGTTACGGGGTTGACCACATCGCAGTGGCCGAAGGCCTCGGCTGCAAGGCACTGCGTGTGTTCGAACCGTCGGAAATCGCCCCTGCCCTGCGCAAGGCCGAACAGATGATCGAAGAGTTCAAGGTGCCGGTGATCGTCGAGATCATTCTGGAGCGTGTGACCAACATCTCCATGGGTACCGAGATCAACGCCGTCAACGAATTCGAAGACCTGGCGCTGGTCGGCAACGATGCGCCAACGGCGATTTCGCTGCTGGATTGA
- a CDS encoding heme-binding protein, whose protein sequence is MSALTLKVAVNLVNEAISAGRGINAAPLTIAVLDTGGHLITLQREDGASLLRPQIAIGKAWGAIALGKGSRLLALDAQQRPAFIAALNSMGQGSVVPAPGGVLIRDQAGNVLGAIGISGDLSDIDEQVAIKAVEALELRADAGVAA, encoded by the coding sequence ATGAGCGCTTTAACCTTGAAAGTCGCAGTCAACCTGGTCAACGAAGCCATCAGCGCCGGGCGAGGCATCAATGCCGCGCCGCTGACCATCGCGGTACTCGATACCGGCGGCCACCTGATCACCCTGCAACGCGAAGACGGCGCCAGCCTGCTGCGCCCGCAAATCGCCATCGGCAAAGCCTGGGGCGCCATCGCCCTGGGCAAAGGCTCACGCCTGCTGGCGCTCGACGCGCAACAACGGCCGGCGTTTATTGCTGCGCTGAACAGCATGGGTCAGGGCAGCGTCGTGCCGGCACCGGGTGGTGTGTTGATTCGGGATCAGGCGGGGAACGTGCTGGGCGCGATCGGGATTAGCGGCGATCTGTCGGATATTGATGAGCAGGTGGCGATCAAGGCGGTGGAGGCGTTGGAGTTGCGGGCGGATGCGGGGGTGGCGGCTTGA
- a CDS encoding transposase, with translation MRDLSASNRLRIGRYSEHNRIYLLTTITAGRQPVFSDFALGRLVASQFHVAEEMGIASTLAWVVMPDHFHWLIELKRGSLGELMQRTKSLSTKAVKLATGRQTSLWQSGFHDRALRREDDLVKLARYVVANPLRAGLVKKLGDYPLWDAIWV, from the coding sequence ATGCGGGATCTATCTGCTTCAAATCGTTTGCGCATCGGTCGTTACTCCGAACACAACCGCATCTACCTGCTGACAACCATTACGGCGGGAAGGCAGCCTGTTTTCAGCGACTTTGCACTGGGTCGATTGGTCGCCAGCCAATTTCACGTCGCAGAGGAAATGGGCATTGCCAGTACGTTGGCCTGGGTAGTCATGCCAGATCATTTTCATTGGCTGATTGAATTGAAGCGTGGTTCGCTTGGCGAATTGATGCAGCGAACCAAATCTCTAAGCACCAAAGCCGTGAAACTCGCGACCGGTCGACAGACCAGCCTTTGGCAATCAGGCTTTCATGATCGTGCATTGCGCAGAGAGGATGATCTGGTGAAGTTGGCTCGGTATGTCGTGGCTAACCCGTTGCGGGCTGGTTTGGTCAAGAAGCTTGGCGACTATCCGCTGTGGGATGCGATTTGGGTTTGA
- a CDS encoding TetR/AcrR family transcriptional regulator: MSTIRERNKELILRAASEEFADKGFAATKTSDIAAKAGLPKPNVYYYFKSKENLYREVLESIIVPILQASTPFNPDGVPSEVLSGYIRSKIRISRDLPFASKVFASEIMHGAPHLSADLVEQLNGQAKHNIDCIQSWIDRGQIAPIDPNHLMFSIWAATQTYADFDWQISAVTGKDKLDEADYEAAAQTIIRLVLKGCEPD, translated from the coding sequence ATGAGCACAATCCGCGAGCGCAACAAAGAACTGATCCTGCGTGCCGCCAGTGAGGAGTTTGCCGACAAGGGCTTCGCTGCGACCAAAACCAGCGACATCGCCGCCAAGGCGGGATTGCCCAAGCCCAACGTCTACTACTACTTCAAGTCCAAGGAAAACCTCTACCGCGAGGTATTGGAAAGCATCATCGTGCCGATTTTGCAGGCCTCCACCCCGTTCAATCCGGACGGTGTACCGAGCGAAGTGCTGAGCGGTTACATCCGCTCGAAAATCCGCATCTCCCGCGACCTGCCCTTCGCCTCGAAAGTGTTCGCCAGCGAAATCATGCACGGCGCGCCACATTTGAGCGCCGACCTGGTCGAGCAGCTCAACGGCCAGGCCAAACACAACATCGACTGCATCCAGAGCTGGATCGACCGCGGGCAGATCGCCCCGATCGACCCTAATCACCTGATGTTCAGCATCTGGGCCGCAACCCAGACCTACGCCGACTTCGACTGGCAGATCTCTGCCGTGACGGGGAAGGACAAGCTGGACGAGGCGGATTATGAAGCGGCGGCACAGACGATTATCCGGTTGGTGCTGAAGGGGTGTGAGCCGGACTGA
- a CDS encoding DUF808 domain-containing protein — protein sequence MAGSSLLVLVDDIATVLDDVALMSKMAAKKTAGVLGDDLALNAQQVSGVRAEREIPVVWAVAKGSFVNKLILVPSALAISAFVPWLVTPLLMVGGAYLCFEGFEKLAHKFLHSAAEDEAGHAQLTEAVADPATDLVAYEKDKIKGAIRTDFILSAEIIAITLGTVADASLTQQVIVMSGIAIVMTVGVYGLVAGIVKLDDLGLWLTQKPGQMARKIGSGILSAAPYMMKTLSVVGTAAMFLVGGGILTHGVPVVHHWIEGVGAAAGSAGFAVPMLLNGVAGIIAGAVVLAVVSVVGKIWKALKN from the coding sequence ATGGCAGGAAGCAGTTTGCTGGTGCTGGTCGACGATATTGCCACCGTGCTGGATGACGTGGCGTTGATGAGCAAAATGGCCGCCAAGAAGACTGCCGGCGTACTCGGCGATGATCTGGCGCTCAATGCCCAGCAGGTCTCCGGGGTGCGTGCCGAGCGGGAAATCCCGGTGGTCTGGGCGGTGGCCAAGGGCTCGTTCGTCAACAAACTGATTCTGGTGCCGTCGGCGCTGGCGATCAGTGCGTTCGTGCCGTGGCTGGTAACACCGTTGCTGATGGTGGGTGGTGCGTATCTGTGTTTTGAAGGTTTCGAGAAGCTCGCGCACAAGTTTCTGCACAGTGCGGCCGAAGATGAGGCCGGACATGCGCAACTGACAGAAGCGGTAGCCGATCCGGCGACCGATCTGGTGGCGTATGAAAAGGACAAGATCAAAGGCGCGATCCGCACCGACTTCATTCTCTCGGCAGAAATCATTGCCATTACCCTGGGCACGGTGGCCGATGCCTCGTTGACTCAGCAGGTCATCGTGATGTCCGGCATCGCGATTGTGATGACGGTGGGTGTTTATGGTTTGGTGGCCGGCATCGTCAAGCTCGACGACCTCGGTCTGTGGCTGACGCAAAAGCCTGGGCAGATGGCCAGGAAAATCGGCAGCGGCATCCTCAGTGCAGCGCCATACATGATGAAAACCCTTTCGGTGGTCGGTACGGCGGCGATGTTTTTGGTCGGCGGCGGCATCCTCACTCACGGTGTGCCGGTAGTGCATCACTGGATTGAAGGTGTTGGCGCAGCGGCGGGGAGTGCCGGGTTTGCGGTGCCGATGTTGCTCAATGGTGTGGCGGGGATCATCGCTGGTGCGGTGGTGTTGGCGGTGGTTTCCGTCGTCGGCAAAATCTGGAAGGCCCTGAAAAACTAA
- a CDS encoding VacJ family lipoprotein, producing the protein MAKYLLLMAALLCAGVAQADNSKANAPVVVDSDGFKEPLSKLKFNPGLDQREFERSTLNALNVYDPLESWNRRVYHFNYRFDQWVFLPVVDGYRYITPSFVRTGVSNFFNNLGDVPNLVNSLLQFKGQRSMETTARLLLNTTIGIAGLWDPATAMGLPRQSEDFGQTLGFYGVPGGAYFVLPILGPSNIRDTAGLAVDYTAESAINFLNVSEVSSNHPEIWALRAVDKRYQTSFRYGQMNSPFEYEKVRYVYTEARKLQIAE; encoded by the coding sequence GTGGCTAAATATCTCCTGCTGATGGCAGCGCTGCTCTGCGCAGGCGTGGCCCAGGCCGACAACAGTAAAGCCAACGCGCCGGTAGTCGTCGACAGCGACGGCTTCAAGGAGCCGCTGTCCAAACTCAAATTCAACCCGGGGCTGGACCAACGCGAATTCGAGCGCTCGACGCTCAATGCGCTGAACGTCTACGATCCGCTGGAGTCGTGGAACCGCCGGGTTTACCACTTCAACTACCGCTTCGACCAGTGGGTGTTCCTGCCGGTGGTTGATGGCTACCGCTACATCACGCCAAGCTTCGTGCGCACCGGGGTGAGCAACTTCTTCAACAACCTCGGTGACGTGCCGAACCTGGTCAACAGCCTGTTGCAGTTCAAGGGCCAGCGCTCGATGGAAACCACGGCGCGCCTGCTGCTCAACACCACTATCGGCATCGCCGGCCTGTGGGACCCGGCCACCGCCATGGGCCTGCCGCGCCAGAGCGAAGACTTCGGTCAGACCCTGGGCTTCTACGGTGTACCGGGCGGCGCCTACTTCGTACTGCCAATTCTCGGCCCGTCGAATATCCGCGACACCGCAGGCCTGGCCGTGGACTACACCGCCGAATCGGCGATCAACTTCCTCAACGTCTCGGAAGTCAGCTCCAACCACCCGGAAATCTGGGCGTTGCGTGCGGTCGACAAGCGTTATCAGACCAGCTTCCGCTACGGCCAGATGAATTCGCCGTTCGAGTACGAGAAAGTGCGTTACGTGTACACCGAGGCGCGCAAGTTGCAGATTGCCGAGTAA
- a CDS encoding serine/threonine protein kinase, whose protein sequence is MLRSLRFAALFSGLILSASALAVDIDAASYGYPLTNPFEATIATTPPDLRPELPLDDDINQSDRSLTLRPEREFILPDNFWAVKKLTYRIATQDKPAPLIFLIAGTGARYDSTLNEYLKKLYYKAGYHVVQLSSPTSFDFISAASRFATPGVTKEDAEDMYRVMQAVRAQNPKLPVTEYYLTGYSLGALDAAFVAHLDETRRSFNFKKVLLLNPPVNLYTSITNLDKLVQTEVKGINNSTTFYELVLSKLTRYFQQKGYIDLNDALLYDFQQSKQHLTNEQMAMLIGTSFRFSAADIAFTSDLINRRGLITPPKFPITEGTSLTPFLKRALQCDFDCYLTDQVIPMWRARTDGGSLLQLIDQVSLYALKDYLHDSPKIAVMHNADDVILGPGDLGFLRKTFGDRLTVYPLGGHCGNLNYRVNSDAMLEFFRG, encoded by the coding sequence ATGCTCCGTTCCTTGCGCTTCGCCGCGCTGTTCAGCGGCCTTATTTTGAGTGCGTCCGCACTGGCGGTAGATATCGATGCCGCCAGTTATGGCTACCCCCTGACCAACCCGTTCGAGGCGACCATCGCCACGACGCCGCCGGATTTGCGCCCGGAATTGCCGCTCGACGACGACATCAATCAGTCGGACCGCAGCCTGACGTTGCGCCCGGAGCGCGAGTTCATCCTGCCGGACAACTTCTGGGCGGTGAAAAAGCTCACCTACCGCATCGCCACCCAGGACAAACCGGCCCCGCTGATCTTCCTGATCGCCGGCACCGGCGCACGCTATGACAGCACGCTCAACGAGTACCTGAAAAAGCTCTACTACAAGGCCGGCTACCACGTCGTGCAGCTGTCTTCGCCAACCAGTTTCGACTTCATCAGCGCCGCCTCGCGCTTCGCCACCCCGGGCGTGACCAAGGAAGACGCCGAAGACATGTACCGGGTGATGCAGGCCGTACGCGCGCAGAATCCCAAGCTGCCCGTCACCGAGTATTACCTGACCGGCTACAGCCTCGGCGCCCTCGATGCCGCCTTCGTTGCGCACCTGGACGAAACGCGCCGCAGCTTCAACTTCAAGAAAGTTCTGCTGCTCAATCCGCCGGTCAACCTCTACACCTCGATCACCAACCTCGACAAGTTGGTGCAAACCGAAGTCAAAGGCATCAACAACAGCACGACATTTTATGAGCTGGTACTGTCCAAGCTGACCCGCTACTTCCAGCAGAAAGGCTACATCGACCTCAATGACGCGCTGCTTTACGACTTCCAGCAGTCCAAGCAACACCTGACCAACGAACAGATGGCGATGCTGATCGGCACCTCCTTCCGCTTCTCGGCGGCCGACATTGCCTTCACGTCCGACCTGATCAACCGCCGTGGCCTGATCACGCCACCGAAATTCCCGATCACCGAAGGCACCAGCCTCACGCCATTCCTCAAGCGAGCGCTGCAGTGCGACTTCGACTGCTACCTGACCGATCAGGTGATTCCGATGTGGCGTGCGCGCACCGACGGCGGCAGCCTGTTGCAACTGATCGACCAGGTCAGCCTGTACGCGCTCAAGGATTACCTGCACGACAGCCCGAAAATCGCCGTGATGCACAACGCCGACGACGTGATCCTCGGCCCGGGCGACCTCGGTTTCCTGCGCAAGACCTTCGGTGATCGCCTGACCGTTTACCCTCTGGGCGGCCATTGCGGCAACCTTAACTACCGCGTCAACAGCGACGCCATGCTGGAGTTCTTCCGTGGCTAA
- a CDS encoding beta (1-6) glucans synthase has product MQVTCVALQPLGLTMSATSRFPFLPYLFACLLGLFALAGFWYGLGQPVILPDAATPTHKLQCASYTPFDKDQSPFDVPFKLRPERMDADLALLTTRFECIRTYSMTGLEALPDLARKHGLKLMIGAWVNSNPVDTEKEVDLLIKSANANPDVVSAVIVGNEALLRKEVTGAQLAKLINKVKSQVKQPVTYADVWEFWLKHPEVAPAVDFLTIHLLPYWEDDPSNIDVALQHVADVRQVFGNKFAPKDVMIGETGWPSEGRQRETALPSRVNEAKFIRGFVAMAEKEGWHYNLIEAFDQPWKRGSEGAVGGYWGLFDADRQDKGVLAGPVTNVPYWKEWLAVGGLIFLGTLMLGGRVRTTRSALILPLLGALAACSIGAWGDLARVTTRFASEWLWVGLLTALNLLVLAHAALTLSARTGWREKAFNLLERRAGWLVVAAGFAAAVMMLEMVFDARYRSFASMAFVLPALVYLCRPVSVPRREIALLTFIIGAGIAPQLYEEGLQNQQAWGWALVSGLMVVALWRCLRVHKI; this is encoded by the coding sequence ATGCAGGTAACATGCGTCGCTTTGCAGCCACTCGGCCTGACCATGTCCGCGACTTCCCGTTTCCCTTTCTTGCCTTATCTCTTCGCCTGCCTGCTAGGGCTGTTTGCACTCGCTGGCTTTTGGTACGGCCTCGGCCAACCGGTGATCCTGCCGGACGCAGCGACCCCGACGCACAAGCTGCAATGCGCCTCCTACACCCCATTCGACAAAGACCAGTCGCCGTTCGACGTGCCCTTCAAGCTGCGTCCGGAGCGCATGGACGCCGACCTCGCATTGCTGACGACACGCTTTGAGTGCATTCGCACTTATTCGATGACAGGCCTGGAAGCACTGCCGGATCTGGCGCGCAAACACGGTTTGAAATTGATGATCGGCGCATGGGTCAACAGCAACCCGGTGGACACCGAGAAAGAAGTCGACCTGCTGATCAAATCGGCCAACGCCAACCCGGACGTGGTCAGCGCGGTGATCGTCGGCAACGAAGCGCTGCTGCGCAAGGAAGTCACGGGCGCGCAACTGGCGAAGCTGATCAATAAGGTCAAGAGCCAGGTCAAGCAACCGGTCACCTATGCCGATGTCTGGGAGTTCTGGCTCAAGCATCCGGAAGTCGCGCCAGCGGTGGATTTCCTGACTATCCACCTGCTGCCGTACTGGGAGGATGATCCGTCGAACATTGATGTCGCCCTGCAACATGTCGCGGATGTGCGTCAGGTGTTCGGCAATAAATTCGCACCGAAAGACGTGATGATTGGCGAAACCGGCTGGCCGAGCGAAGGCCGCCAGCGCGAGACCGCCCTGCCGAGCCGGGTCAACGAGGCCAAGTTCATTCGTGGTTTTGTCGCGATGGCCGAGAAGGAAGGCTGGCATTACAACCTGATCGAAGCGTTTGACCAGCCGTGGAAGCGCGGCAGTGAAGGCGCGGTCGGTGGGTATTGGGGCTTGTTTGACGCCGATCGTCAGGACAAGGGTGTGCTGGCCGGGCCGGTGACCAATGTGCCGTACTGGAAGGAATGGCTGGCGGTCGGGGGGTTGATCTTCCTTGGCACGCTGATGCTCGGCGGCCGGGTTCGCACGACCCGTTCGGCACTGATCTTGCCGCTGCTGGGCGCCCTCGCCGCTTGTTCGATTGGCGCCTGGGGCGATCTGGCGCGAGTCACCACACGGTTTGCCAGCGAGTGGCTGTGGGTCGGGTTGTTGACGGCACTGAATCTATTGGTGCTTGCACATGCCGCGCTGACATTGAGCGCTCGTACTGGCTGGCGTGAAAAAGCCTTCAACCTGCTTGAGCGTCGTGCCGGGTGGCTGGTGGTAGCCGCCGGTTTTGCAGCGGCGGTGATGATGCTGGAAATGGTGTTCGATGCGCGTTATCGCAGCTTTGCGAGCATGGCGTTTGTGCTGCCGGCGCTGGTTTACCTGTGCCGGCCGGTCAGCGTGCCGCGTCGCGAGATTGCTCTGCTGACCTTTATCATCGGTGCGGGAATTGCGCCGCAGTTGTATGAGGAAGGGTTGCAGAATCAGCAGGCGTGGGGTTGGGCGTTGGTTAGTGGGTTGATGGTGGTTGCGTTGTGGCGCTGCCTGCGCGTTCACAAGATTTAA
- a CDS encoding glycine betaine ABC transporter substrate-binding protein: MKMRRLLSAGAALALAMGATLASAETKTLNIGYVDGWSDSVATTHVAAEVIKQKLGYDVKLQAVATGIMWQGVATGKLDAMLSAWLPVTHGEYWTKNKDLVVDYGPNFKDAKIGLIVPEYVKAKSIEDLKTDDTFKNRIVGIDAGSGVMLKTDQAIKDYGLDKYSLKASSGAGMIAELTRAEKKNESIAVTGWVPHWMFAKWKLRFLDDPKGVYGAAETVNSIGSKELATKAPEVAKFLKNFQWASKDEIGEVMLAIQDGAKPEAAAKDWVAKHPDRVADWTK; this comes from the coding sequence ATGAAGATGCGACGACTTTTAAGCGCAGGTGCCGCTCTGGCGCTTGCGATGGGCGCAACACTGGCCAGCGCGGAAACCAAGACCCTGAACATCGGTTACGTTGACGGCTGGTCCGACAGCGTTGCGACCACGCACGTGGCAGCCGAGGTCATCAAGCAGAAACTCGGCTACGACGTGAAGCTGCAAGCCGTCGCCACCGGGATCATGTGGCAGGGCGTTGCCACCGGCAAACTCGACGCCATGCTCTCGGCCTGGCTGCCCGTGACCCACGGCGAATACTGGACGAAGAACAAGGATCTGGTCGTCGATTACGGCCCGAACTTCAAGGATGCAAAAATCGGCCTGATCGTGCCGGAGTACGTCAAGGCCAAGTCGATTGAAGACCTGAAAACCGATGACACCTTCAAGAATCGCATCGTCGGCATCGACGCCGGTTCAGGCGTGATGCTCAAGACCGATCAGGCGATCAAGGACTACGGTCTCGACAAATACAGCCTCAAAGCCAGTTCCGGCGCCGGCATGATTGCCGAGCTGACCCGTGCCGAGAAGAAAAACGAATCCATCGCTGTCACCGGTTGGGTGCCGCACTGGATGTTCGCCAAGTGGAAACTGCGCTTCCTTGACGACCCGAAAGGCGTGTACGGCGCAGCAGAAACCGTAAACAGCATCGGCAGCAAAGAACTCGCTACCAAAGCACCGGAAGTGGCCAAGTTCCTGAAGAACTTCCAGTGGGCGTCGAAAGACGAGATCGGCGAAGTGATGCTGGCCATTCAGGACGGTGCCAAACCTGAAGCAGCGGCCAAGGATTGGGTGGCCAAACACCCGGATCGCGTGGCTGACTGGACTAAATAA
- a CDS encoding DUF485 domain-containing protein, translating into MNDSIYLSIQNSPRFKELVKKRERFAWILSAIMLGLYSAFILLIAYGPQVLGAKLSPGSSITWGIPIGVGLIISAFVLTGIYVRRANGEFDDLNNAILKEAQQ; encoded by the coding sequence ATGAACGACAGCATTTACCTCTCGATTCAAAACAGTCCCCGATTCAAGGAGCTGGTCAAGAAAAGGGAACGATTCGCCTGGATTCTCTCGGCAATCATGCTCGGGCTGTACTCCGCATTCATTCTGTTGATCGCATACGGGCCGCAAGTGCTCGGGGCGAAACTCAGTCCTGGATCTTCGATTACCTGGGGCATTCCGATCGGTGTCGGCCTGATTATCTCGGCCTTCGTCCTGACCGGTATCTACGTGCGCCGTGCCAATGGCGAGTTTGACGACCTGAACAATGCGATTCTCAAGGAGGCTCAGCAATGA